In the genome of Streptomyces pactum, one region contains:
- a CDS encoding SGM_5486 family transporter-associated protein: MSPVLDPNPQNGQKKLLGILGAMLLITVIIGVVATIAAP; the protein is encoded by the coding sequence ATGTCTCCTGTGCTCGACCCCAACCCGCAGAACGGGCAGAAGAAGCTGCTCGGCATCCTCGGCGCGATGCTGCTCATCACGGTGATCATCGGGGTGGTGGCCACCATCGCCGCCCCCTGA